The following is a genomic window from Candidatus Obscuribacter sp..
CTATAAGTTGAGAGGCTCCATGCAGGAAGTCCTAATGAGTAAAACCAGCCGAGATGCGTCGGGTGACCTGGAAGTACTCATTGGCGATAAGAAGCAGTGAGATTTTTAGCTTTAAAAGGCTGCTATTGCAACGTTTAATGTGCAAGTTATGGTTTTGACATAATCCCAATCTACCTTGCAAGTGTAAGAGCTCGCCAGGTAAATAGAGGAGGACGAGTCAATCATGTCAAAGACCGGAGACCTTAGAGATGGATTGTTAGACTCGGGTCGTCAATTTACTAAAGTAGATCTGTTTGCACTAAATATACATAGTACTGATGATATGGTGTATCTCACTACAAAAAGCGGACTCACACTCAAAGGTACAAATGACCGCCCCATTGTGCCTGGCGAGATTTTTGGTTACCTGCAAAATGATGGTGCTCTTTTGTTAGATGCAGAAGGCTATTTAATTAAACGAGTGGGAGAGGACAAACACCGTCCTGTGCCAAGCCGTACACTGGGTGATCGCGCTCATTTGGCAATAAAGTCTTTGAATGGAATTGCTGATTTTGAGTTTTTGTGGCGCAGGAAGTGGACATCCAATCTCTCTAACGTTAAAAAGGTCAATCAACAGTTTGATTGGGAGCTTTTGGAGTGCGCCAATGTGCGCCAGAGACAAGCTTGTTATGCCGGTTCTGCTGGTGCTCTTGTTTTGAACCGCTGGTAAAGGTCAACGCTTATTTATTTTCTTTTGGAGGTGTAAGTTGAAGCACGTCCTGCCAGGCCCTGCTCAAATGAATGCCATGTGTGAAGACATAAATCCTCTCTGGTTTGTCTTGCAATGTCTTTTGCTATTTGTTTGCTTGTTGGCTCTCACTTTTGTACTCAGTCTCAGTCTGTGTTCTATGGCGCCACTGGTCGCTCTTGTTTGTGGCGACCCCTTCTGGCAAAACGCCACAATTCCTATTGATGACAATTTTGAGCATTCTGTGCGATTCGCTTTCTGGTCATCTTTACTGATTATGGGGGCGTTTATGTACGTCAGGTCTTGCCTGCGTGATCGCTTTGGCCGTACCTTTAATGTCTACAATCGCACTTTGGATTTTCCTTTTGCTCAGACAGTTGAGCTAACATGCGCATTTGTCTCAGAAAACGCTATCAATGGCAATTATAGAGTGGACCAACGGAGTAATTGCGTAATCGCTCAAGTAGCAGAGAGCTTTTGGTGCGTTAGTTATCTTGAAGTTGCGGTGGTCATGTCAAAATCTGGAATGACAACTATCTTGGTTAAGTGTACTTCGCAGCCCAAAAATCTGTTTATTATCTTTAGCGGTTTCTTTTGCGATTGCGGCATCAGTAGTCGTCAGATTACGCTGATGGACAGTGTCTTTGATTCTTTTATGCTGTTTCGTTCTGAACAAGCTAGAGCGCTGGTGTAGAGGTTTAGAGTGTTGCCATTTTAGAAGAGTGCATCCTTGATTTGTTTGGCGTGCTTTTTACGATCATAGTGTAAGTTTGGTGCGCGTGGAAACTCCAGGCTGTCCTGCTTAAACGGTCCCCGTCTTGGGCCGAATAGCGCTTCTCTACCAAAGTCATAGTGCTCATAATTAAAGTCGATTTTGTGGCCTTTAAATATGTTTTGTGTGGACAATGGCCAGATTTCGTCTGTGTAAAAGTGCTTCAGACCTTTGATCTGGCAGAGAGTAAGAGCAGCTTCTTTAGTCAGTTTGGGACAGCGAAATATACGCAATGTTTGTAGACCTTTTGAGGTCTCAAGTAGCTTTAAATCTCTGTCGGTGATATCTAGCTCTACCAATGTCAGCTCTTTGATATTGCTGTGTTGGGGCATGCTGGAGAGGAGCGGTTGTATCATCGGTACATCCTTGATATAGAGCGCGCTGAGTTTAGAGAGTAGCCGCATATTGGCGATGTCGGAGCCTTTTAGAGGCAAGCCAAACTCTTCCGGGTCATAGTCGAGTGCGCTGGCTGGTGGCACTCCCGAGACTCCCAGTGAATGTAATGCCGTAAGCTTGTCTATCATTGCTAAGTGTTTTACCGATAGCGGCGAGCTAAGATCGCCGCGCAGACCTCTTGCCGTATGAAAAAATGAGAGATGCTCTAGTTGGTTCCAGTCTTTAACCTGGTTGATAACGCGCTCTGGCTGTGTGCTGATAAGCTCCAATCCCTGGATATTGTCTTTACCAAATCGATCGCAGAGATCTGGTAGGTTGGCGCACTCACCGTGCAGGTAGAGGTATATCTTGGCTGACGCTGGTACATTAATTGTGTTTACTGCCTTTTGCAGCGCATTGTCGTTGGCTCGGATGTAGCCGATATAGTAGGGGAAGTCGAATCGTTTGATGGGAAGGTGATCTTGATCTTTGGTGAGAGTGACAAAACCAGATTGCTCTTGCATCGCTTGCTTGATTAGTTGGGTGGAAGAGGGGCTGTGACTGAGAAAGCGCGTATCATCTTTTTGTAGTTTTGCTTGCAGCGCTTTTTTGTTGGCTTCACTTGCGACATTGTTTGTAGCTAGAGTCGTCGCCAACCAGATACCACAAGCCAGTGCCACTGTGCCAAAAACAAAAATCGCCACAATCAATGCCAGTGAACTGTCTTGAATCCTGTTTTGTTTGCTCTTTGGTGATGCTTGGCTGGCGGTGCTTTGCCCTCTCGGTTTAGCATCAGCCTTTATCACTGTCTGTATAACAGCTTTGCCTTCCAGTATGCGAGTGAGATCATGGTTCACCTGTTTCATGTTTTGATAACGCTGATCTGGATTTTTGCAGAGCATTTTGGCTATGGCAGCTTCGATAGATTTTGAGAATTTGCCATCGGGATAGACACTGCTGATGAGCGGCGCTTCTTCAGTCTGGTGCATCATGATGGTCTCCATGGCAGTGCTGCCACATAGTGGTGGAATCCCAGTGAGAGACTCAAATAGAGCGCAACCAAGTGAATAGATGTCGGAGCGGTGATCTAGCGGCTGTCCAGCGCCTTGTTCGGGACTCATATAGTATGGTGTGCCAAATACGGCTCCAGCCATCGTTTGATTCTGGCTTTCTACCTCGGTTTTTAAAATATAGTTGTGACGGCCGGTATTGAGTCTGGCAATACCAAAGTCGACTATTTTGACTCTTTCTTTGCCGCTCTCCTGGTAGACCATGACGTTTGATGGTTTGATGTCACGGTGGATGATATCCTGTTGGTGTGCGGCATCCAGAGCGTCCGCTAGCTGGATAAAAATTTTGACAGCCTGATCCACCGGTAAGCGATGCTTTTGCTCAATTATTTGAGCCAATGATTGACCAGAGAGCAAATCCATGACGTAATAGGGACATTGCTGATTGTCTATGCCCATGTTGTGGATGCTCACTACACCAGGGTGGTGCAGCCTGGCCAGTGCTTTTGCTTCTGACTGAAATCTATTCCAGCTATCGAGTGTGATTGAGTCAGCCGCCAGTATTTTTAAGGCATATTCTTTGCCCAGCACTATATGCTGGCAGTGAAAAACGACACCCATGCCACCTGTGCCCAATAGCCAGAGTAGTCGATACGTACCGTCGATGATATCGCCGGTTGAATAGGTCTTGGTGCTGCCCCGGCCCAGAGCGATTGAGGCTGTCTGTCTCTGTTCCGACATCTTTGTCGAATCCAGTACGAGCGCATGCATTGTGCTCCAGGTCTCTAGTTGATCTGGACCCAATGTCGAATCATTTTGTCGGTCGTCGCTCTGCATAATTGGTCATGTCAGGCAATAGTAAATGGTGGTGCACCTACTATTAAAAGCTACTGACATGTCAAAAAGCGGACAAATCAGGTGGGGATTTATTTGCCTTAGCGCATCGAGATAATGGCTCTAAATCTCACTTTGCCTGCTGCTACTTTCTTATAAGCTTCGGCGATGTCTTCAAATTTGAAGACTTCGATCATTGGCCTTACTTTGCCCTTTGCCACAAACTGCAAGGCTTCATAGAGGTGCTC
Proteins encoded in this region:
- a CDS encoding serine/threonine protein kinase — encoded protein: MQSDDRQNDSTLGPDQLETWSTMHALVLDSTKMSEQRQTASIALGRGSTKTYSTGDIIDGTYRLLWLLGTGGMGVVFHCQHIVLGKEYALKILAADSITLDSWNRFQSEAKALARLHHPGVVSIHNMGIDNQQCPYYVMDLLSGQSLAQIIEQKHRLPVDQAVKIFIQLADALDAAHQQDIIHRDIKPSNVMVYQESGKERVKIVDFGIARLNTGRHNYILKTEVESQNQTMAGAVFGTPYYMSPEQGAGQPLDHRSDIYSLGCALFESLTGIPPLCGSTAMETIMMHQTEEAPLISSVYPDGKFSKSIEAAIAKMLCKNPDQRYQNMKQVNHDLTRILEGKAVIQTVIKADAKPRGQSTASQASPKSKQNRIQDSSLALIVAIFVFGTVALACGIWLATTLATNNVASEANKKALQAKLQKDDTRFLSHSPSSTQLIKQAMQEQSGFVTLTKDQDHLPIKRFDFPYYIGYIRANDNALQKAVNTINVPASAKIYLYLHGECANLPDLCDRFGKDNIQGLELISTQPERVINQVKDWNQLEHLSFFHTARGLRGDLSSPLSVKHLAMIDKLTALHSLGVSGVPPASALDYDPEEFGLPLKGSDIANMRLLSKLSALYIKDVPMIQPLLSSMPQHSNIKELTLVELDITDRDLKLLETSKGLQTLRIFRCPKLTKEAALTLCQIKGLKHFYTDEIWPLSTQNIFKGHKIDFNYEHYDFGREALFGPRRGPFKQDSLEFPRAPNLHYDRKKHAKQIKDALF